A window from uncultured Desulfobacter sp. encodes these proteins:
- the asnS gene encoding asparagine--tRNA ligase translates to MKRTKIKAVLDMAASPGDVFVQGWVRTKRDAKDFSFIELNDGSCLANIQVIAGSNLAEYGQVEKLTTGSAAGVTGTLTASPGKGQKWEIQATAVDVISIAPENYPLQKKRHTDEFLRTIAHLRPRTNKYGAAFRIRSRMAQAIHRFYLDKGFYYLHSPLLTGSDCEGAGEMFRVTNLEPAQVQKEGKMDFSKDFFGREANLTVSGQLSAEMFALSLGDVYTFSPAFRAENSNTRRHAAEFWMLEPEMAFCDLDGDMDHAEELVKYLVNHAMEYCKEDLDLFMRFVDKTLGPRLETLISKPFARLSYTDAVDILKKSGKKFEYPVEYGIDLQSEHERFLAEEHFKTPVFLINYPKEIKPFYMRMNDDNKTVAAMDLLVPGIGELIGGSQREDRLEPLEARMDEMGLDKDAYWWYLDSRRFGTVPHAGFGMGFERFLMMITGISNIRDVIAFPRTPGSIDF, encoded by the coding sequence ATGAAAAGAACCAAGATAAAGGCAGTGCTGGACATGGCCGCGTCACCCGGTGACGTGTTTGTGCAAGGATGGGTCCGGACCAAACGGGACGCCAAGGATTTTAGTTTTATTGAACTCAATGATGGTTCCTGTCTGGCCAATATCCAGGTGATTGCCGGAAGCAACCTGGCGGAATACGGTCAGGTGGAAAAATTGACCACAGGGTCTGCGGCCGGCGTCACCGGGACATTGACGGCATCCCCGGGCAAGGGACAGAAGTGGGAAATCCAGGCCACGGCCGTGGATGTGATCAGCATTGCGCCGGAAAATTATCCGTTGCAGAAAAAACGGCATACCGATGAGTTTTTACGCACCATTGCCCACCTGCGGCCCCGGACCAACAAATACGGGGCCGCGTTCAGGATTAGATCCCGGATGGCACAGGCCATTCATCGTTTCTATCTGGATAAGGGGTTCTATTATCTGCATTCTCCGCTGCTCACCGGCTCCGACTGCGAGGGGGCCGGCGAGATGTTCCGGGTCACGAACCTGGAACCGGCTCAGGTTCAAAAAGAAGGGAAAATGGATTTTTCCAAGGATTTTTTCGGCCGAGAAGCCAATCTCACCGTGTCCGGCCAGCTTTCAGCCGAAATGTTTGCCCTCTCCCTGGGCGATGTCTATACCTTCAGCCCCGCCTTCCGGGCGGAAAATTCCAATACCCGGCGCCATGCCGCAGAGTTCTGGATGCTGGAACCGGAAATGGCCTTCTGTGACCTTGACGGCGATATGGACCATGCCGAAGAATTGGTGAAATACCTGGTCAACCATGCCATGGAATATTGTAAAGAGGATCTGGATCTGTTCATGCGGTTTGTGGACAAAACCCTGGGGCCGCGACTGGAAACCCTGATCAGCAAACCCTTTGCCCGGCTCTCTTACACCGACGCCGTGGATATCTTGAAAAAAAGCGGCAAAAAATTCGAATATCCGGTGGAATACGGCATTGACCTGCAGTCTGAACACGAACGGTTCTTGGCCGAAGAGCACTTTAAAACCCCGGTATTTCTTATCAATTATCCCAAAGAGATCAAACCCTTTTACATGCGCATGAACGATGACAACAAAACCGTGGCAGCCATGGACCTTCTGGTCCCAGGCATCGGCGAGCTCATCGGGGGCAGCCAGAGAGAAGATCGCTTGGAACCTCTGGAAGCCCGCATGGATGAAATGGGCCTTGATAAAGACGCCTACTGGTGGTACCTGGATTCCCGACGGTTCGGTACCGTGCCCCACGCAGGCTTCGGCATGGGCTTTGAACGGTTTTTGATGATGATTACCGGGATCTCTAATATCCGGGATGTGATTGCTTTTCCTAGAACCCCTGGTTCCATTGATTTTTAG
- a CDS encoding IS1634 family transposase translates to MYIRRTTIKSRKDGTQYYTYRLVESERTVKGVRQHTLLNLGSAFSLPREQWSELASRIQEIISGQEPLFEAPQEVEELAQNYAAQLIQAKKKTSEPTEPDYCQVDIDSMEVIRPRSISCEHVALEAFNALGLGEHLKKFGFNGPQLAAATGSIIGRMCRPASERATLHWLQDISGLGELIEYDFGKMNLYKMYSASDQLLKNKDAIERHLYLQEKKLFGFQETITLYDLTNTYFEGQSKRNKLGKRGHSKEKRSDCPLVTLALVLDSSGFPKCSKVFEGNISEAGTLANIISTMDAGRKSHDMFDASKATIVMDAGIASEENIKWINEKEYPYIVVSRRRHREFAEEESVVVKQDKNGTVKVQKVIDPESNEVQLFCHSEKREAKERAIQDRFTSGFEEALTYLASGLHIPRRMKKYHKVLEKIGRLKQRYSRVSGQYQINVVKDEQTDNATKLTWQRQTDQDNRNDLPGVYCLRTSHKDLDEKTLWQTYTMLTDLEAVFRSLKSELGIRPVFHQVTERVTGHLFISVLAYHLVHSVRYRLKQSQINSSWSQLRNQLEGQNRVTVSMQCKDGQTVHIRKSTRPEPRQQEIYKALEISLYPGPVIKNIFKQK, encoded by the coding sequence ATGTATATACGAAGGACGACTATCAAAAGCCGGAAAGACGGCACACAATATTATACCTACAGGCTGGTTGAGTCTGAACGTACCGTCAAAGGGGTACGCCAGCATACCCTGCTTAATCTGGGTTCGGCCTTCTCATTGCCAAGAGAACAGTGGTCGGAACTGGCCTCACGGATTCAAGAAATAATAAGCGGTCAAGAGCCACTATTTGAGGCGCCTCAAGAAGTTGAGGAACTGGCGCAAAACTATGCTGCTCAACTTATACAGGCTAAGAAGAAAACTTCTGAGCCGACAGAGCCTGATTATTGCCAGGTGGATATTGACAGCATGGAAGTAATCCGGCCTCGTAGCATCAGCTGTGAGCATGTGGCATTAGAAGCGTTTAACGCCCTGGGCTTGGGAGAGCATCTAAAAAAGTTTGGGTTCAATGGCCCACAGTTAGCTGCGGCTACCGGTAGCATTATTGGCCGTATGTGCCGACCGGCCAGTGAACGGGCAACGCTTCATTGGCTTCAGGATATTTCAGGGTTGGGCGAGTTAATAGAGTATGATTTCGGCAAGATGAATTTATACAAAATGTATTCAGCATCTGATCAACTTCTAAAAAATAAGGATGCAATAGAGAGGCATCTATATTTACAGGAGAAGAAGCTGTTTGGGTTCCAGGAGACCATCACGTTGTATGATTTGACCAATACCTATTTCGAAGGTCAAAGTAAGCGTAACAAGCTTGGAAAGCGTGGTCATTCGAAAGAAAAGCGATCAGATTGCCCGCTGGTAACCTTAGCCCTGGTGTTGGACAGCAGTGGTTTCCCAAAATGCAGCAAAGTATTTGAGGGCAATATCAGTGAAGCCGGTACCCTGGCTAACATAATCAGTACTATGGACGCCGGACGAAAATCACATGACATGTTTGATGCTTCCAAAGCCACAATTGTTATGGATGCAGGGATTGCATCCGAAGAGAATATCAAGTGGATTAATGAAAAGGAATATCCATATATCGTTGTCAGCCGACGACGGCACAGGGAATTTGCCGAGGAAGAGTCGGTAGTGGTCAAACAGGATAAAAACGGTACCGTAAAGGTGCAAAAGGTGATTGACCCTGAAAGCAATGAGGTGCAGTTGTTCTGCCACTCTGAAAAGCGTGAAGCAAAAGAGCGGGCCATCCAGGACCGTTTTACATCAGGCTTTGAGGAGGCACTCACGTATTTGGCCTCAGGTCTTCATATCCCACGACGCATGAAAAAATACCATAAGGTGTTGGAAAAAATTGGACGCCTTAAGCAACGGTATTCAAGGGTCTCCGGTCAATACCAAATCAATGTCGTTAAAGATGAGCAAACCGACAACGCTACTAAACTAACCTGGCAACGCCAAACCGACCAGGATAACCGCAATGATCTGCCGGGCGTATATTGTTTGAGAACATCCCATAAAGATTTGGACGAGAAAACGCTGTGGCAGACGTACACAATGTTGACTGACCTGGAAGCCGTATTTCGTTCATTGAAATCGGAATTGGGCATTCGGCCGGTATTCCATCAGGTGACCGAACGTGTCACCGGGCATCTTTTTATAAGTGTTCTGGCGTACCATTTGGTTCATAGCGTTCGATATCGACTGAAACAATCACAGATTAACAGTAGTTGGTCTCAATTGAGAAATCAGCTCGAAGGCCAAAACCGGGTGACAGTTTCAATGCAATGCAAGGATGGTCAAACCGTTCATATCAGAAAAAGCACACGGCCAGAACCCAGACAACAAGAAATTTATAAAGCTTTGGAGATAAGTCTATATCCAGGACCGGTGATTAAAAATATTTTTAAACAAAAGTAG